One window of Botrimarina mediterranea genomic DNA carries:
- a CDS encoding PEP-CTERM sorting domain-containing protein (PEP-CTERM proteins occur, often in large numbers, in the proteomes of bacteria that also encode an exosortase, a predicted intramembrane cysteine proteinase. The presence of a PEP-CTERM domain at a protein's C-terminus predicts cleavage within the sorting domain, followed by covalent anchoring to some some component of the (usually Gram-negative) cell surface. Many PEP-CTERM proteins exhibit an unusual sequence composition that includes large numbers of potential glycosylation sites. Expression of one such protein has been shown restore the ability of a bacterium to form floc, a type of biofilm.) has protein sequence MKWIGSTALILGVSLTQLAAGANVFVDFGESSQLTAGNFNNIVVNSPATLSIADMVDEGGANTGVGISISGFFPGSNSTGQTAPAGDAAALFPVTATRDNAFGHTGPFSGNPDASLGTVSLTGLNPALTYDFTFFASRTGVSDNRETAYDISGANSGVGYLNASANVDTVVTVAGIQPTGSGAVSIDVSAGPNNDNGSRFYYLGAMMITTAIPEPTSALLAMTAVGFVLARRRRA, from the coding sequence ATGAAGTGGATTGGCTCGACGGCCCTCATCTTGGGCGTCTCCCTAACGCAGCTTGCTGCCGGCGCGAATGTGTTCGTTGATTTCGGCGAGAGCTCTCAACTGACAGCCGGCAACTTCAACAACATTGTCGTCAACTCGCCGGCGACCCTGAGCATCGCGGACATGGTCGACGAGGGCGGCGCGAACACCGGCGTCGGGATCTCGATCAGCGGGTTCTTCCCCGGCTCGAACTCGACGGGGCAAACCGCCCCGGCCGGCGACGCCGCGGCCCTATTCCCCGTGACGGCGACGCGCGACAACGCGTTCGGACACACCGGCCCGTTCAGTGGCAATCCGGACGCTTCGCTAGGCACGGTATCGCTTACCGGCTTGAACCCAGCGCTGACTTACGACTTCACGTTCTTCGCGTCGCGGACCGGGGTCTCTGACAATCGCGAGACCGCCTATGACATCAGCGGCGCCAACTCGGGCGTCGGCTACCTCAATGCCTCCGCCAACGTGGACACGGTCGTCACGGTCGCGGGGATCCAACCAACGGGCTCGGGCGCTGTGTCGATCGATGTTTCGGCCGGCCCCAACAACGACAACGGCAGCCGGTTCTACTACTTGGGCGCCATGATGATCACCACCGCGATCCCCGAGCCGACGAGCGCCCTGTTGGCGATGACGGCGGTTGGCTTTGTGCTGGCGCGGCGACGTCGCGCGTAG
- a CDS encoding PEP-CTERM sorting domain-containing protein translates to MKRFFSLALVLGLAAVQSASAATVFYDFGDSNQQTPVNYNNVVVNPPGQLSIADSVDSDGSLTGITASASGFFTGSNTGGPQTPTGDAAIFAATATRDNAFGHAGAFGANPLTPQGTVVFGGLDGSGATAYDITIFAGRNSTPNLRETQYDISGLASTSLLLEPANNTSNVVTAAGVIPSLAGTITLIAKPGPNNNSPEQFYYLGAVRLVSAPAIPEPASLAIAGLASAGFLFRRR, encoded by the coding sequence ATGAAGCGATTCTTCTCGTTGGCCCTCGTTTTGGGCCTCGCTGCGGTTCAGTCGGCTTCCGCCGCGACCGTCTTCTATGACTTTGGCGACAGTAATCAGCAGACGCCGGTCAATTACAACAACGTCGTCGTTAATCCGCCCGGGCAGTTAAGCATTGCGGACTCGGTCGATTCGGATGGCTCGCTGACAGGAATCACCGCGAGCGCCTCGGGATTTTTTACCGGCTCGAATACGGGTGGGCCCCAGACGCCTACAGGTGACGCGGCCATATTCGCAGCGACCGCGACTCGCGACAACGCCTTTGGCCATGCCGGAGCGTTCGGGGCGAATCCGCTGACCCCTCAGGGGACGGTAGTGTTTGGCGGACTGGATGGGTCGGGCGCAACGGCCTACGACATCACAATTTTTGCCGGCCGCAACTCGACGCCCAACCTGCGCGAGACGCAATACGACATCAGCGGTTTGGCGTCTACTTCTTTGTTGCTAGAGCCCGCCAATAATACGAGCAATGTGGTGACGGCTGCTGGCGTCATCCCGTCGCTTGCGGGCACGATCACGTTGATCGCCAAGCCTGGCCCCAATAACAACAGCCCTGAGCAGTTCTATTACCTCGGCGCTGTCCGTCTAGTTTCGGCCCCCGCGATCCCCGAGCCGGCGTCGCTCGCTATCGCCGGCCTTGCCAGCGCAGGTTTCCTTTTCCGTCGTCGTTGA
- a CDS encoding GNAT family N-acetyltransferase translates to MADVVEVNSIASLQSYHLAWTALHAETPRASYFQTLEWLENYWKHCGEGKRLRVLIVLVEGRPIGILPLVELTETTKLGSVRVLTYPLDNWGPWFGPIGLNQTATLAIAMKHLAQSPRTWDVFAPRWTAHNSTDRGRTEHAMQLAGLPAIVEDDQTTSVIELDRFADWEAYLASRTAKTRHELRRQRRRLSRNHHVEFVRHRPEPLRHGDGDPRWDLYHDCIAVAEKSWQAVSRTGNTLCHGTVSEQLADAHEQAARLGMLDMSVLYLDGKPAAYYYAYRCNGEVLGLRTGYDPNLADGAGAVLLGMVIEDSLSRGDRRLDLGVGAEGYKARLRTTVEKSSRLTHIAASAWRPRALRAAKWWTNRLRWAG, encoded by the coding sequence ATGGCTGACGTCGTTGAGGTCAACAGCATCGCGTCGCTCCAGAGTTACCATCTGGCGTGGACCGCTCTGCACGCCGAGACGCCGCGGGCGTCGTACTTCCAAACGCTCGAGTGGCTCGAGAATTACTGGAAGCATTGCGGCGAAGGGAAGCGGCTTCGAGTGTTGATCGTCCTTGTCGAAGGCCGACCGATCGGCATCTTGCCGCTGGTCGAGTTGACCGAGACGACCAAACTCGGCTCCGTGCGGGTGCTAACCTATCCGCTCGACAACTGGGGGCCTTGGTTCGGGCCGATCGGGCTCAACCAAACGGCGACGCTCGCCATCGCGATGAAGCACTTGGCGCAATCACCACGGACGTGGGACGTGTTCGCTCCGCGTTGGACAGCGCACAACTCCACCGATCGGGGCCGTACGGAACACGCCATGCAGCTGGCCGGCTTGCCGGCGATCGTCGAAGACGACCAGACCACGTCGGTGATCGAACTTGATCGCTTTGCCGACTGGGAGGCGTACCTCGCTTCGCGGACAGCGAAGACGCGTCACGAGCTGCGGCGTCAACGGCGTCGGCTGTCGCGCAACCATCACGTCGAGTTTGTCCGTCACCGGCCCGAGCCGCTCCGCCATGGCGACGGCGATCCGCGTTGGGACCTGTATCACGACTGCATCGCGGTCGCGGAGAAGAGCTGGCAGGCCGTCTCTCGCACGGGCAACACGCTGTGTCACGGGACGGTGTCCGAACAACTCGCCGACGCCCACGAGCAAGCGGCACGGCTGGGGATGCTCGACATGAGCGTGCTCTACCTCGACGGCAAGCCAGCGGCGTACTACTACGCCTACCGTTGCAATGGCGAGGTTCTTGGCCTGCGGACGGGCTACGACCCGAACCTAGCTGACGGGGCCGGCGCGGTGCTGTTGGGGATGGTGATTGAAGACAGCCTGAGTCGTGGCGACCGGCGGCTAGACCTCGGCGTGGGCGCCGAGGGCTATAAGGCCCGCCTGCGAACAACGGTGGAAAAGAGCAGCCGACTGACCCATATCGCCGCCTCGGCGTGGCGTCCCAGGGCTTTGCGGGCCGCCAAGTGGTGGACCAATCGGCTGCGTTGGGCGGGCTGA